In one window of Paucibacter aquatile DNA:
- a CDS encoding glutamine synthetase family protein codes for MVDRSNFTFSELETWLKAQRVTEIECLVPDLTGVARGKILPREKFTEDRGMRLPEAVVAMGVTGEFPEEGPYYDVISPNDRDMHLRADPTTARLVPWAIDPTAQIIHDCFDRDGQLVPFAPRSVLRRVCGLFAAEGWEPVVAPELEFYLVARNSDPDMPLKPPIGRSGRAETSRQAYSIDAVNEFDPLFEDVYEYCEKMELNVDTLIHEVGAGQMEINFFHAHPMGLADEVFFFKRTVREAALRHDMFATFMAKPIAGEPGSAMHIHQSVVNQATGRNLFSNEDGSPSPEFYWYIGGLQKYIPAAMALFAPYVNSYRRLARHTAAPINIQWGTDNRTVGIRSPLAEPAARRIENRVIGADANPYVALAATLACGYLGIKNRIEPTPECKGDAYLGDFQLPRSLGEALNLLRAEKELAAVLGESFVTVYSEIKEIEYAEFMKVISPWEREHLLLHV; via the coding sequence ATGGTTGATCGCAGCAATTTCACATTCAGCGAGCTGGAGACCTGGCTCAAGGCGCAACGTGTGACCGAGATCGAGTGCCTGGTGCCCGATCTGACCGGTGTCGCCCGCGGCAAGATCCTGCCGCGCGAAAAGTTCACCGAAGACCGCGGCATGCGCCTGCCCGAGGCGGTGGTGGCCATGGGCGTGACGGGCGAGTTCCCGGAAGAAGGCCCTTACTACGACGTCATCAGCCCCAACGACCGCGACATGCATTTGCGCGCCGACCCGACGACGGCGCGCCTGGTGCCCTGGGCCATCGACCCGACGGCGCAAATCATCCACGACTGCTTTGACCGCGATGGTCAGCTGGTGCCCTTCGCGCCGCGCTCGGTGCTGCGCCGCGTCTGCGGCCTGTTTGCGGCCGAAGGCTGGGAGCCGGTGGTGGCCCCGGAGCTGGAGTTCTACCTGGTCGCCCGAAACAGCGACCCCGACATGCCGCTCAAGCCACCCATCGGCCGATCGGGCCGGGCCGAGACCTCGCGCCAGGCCTATTCCATCGACGCGGTCAACGAGTTCGACCCGCTGTTCGAAGACGTCTACGAGTACTGCGAGAAGATGGAGCTCAATGTCGACACCTTGATCCACGAGGTGGGCGCCGGGCAGATGGAGATCAACTTCTTCCATGCCCACCCCATGGGCCTGGCGGACGAGGTGTTCTTCTTCAAACGCACGGTGCGTGAAGCGGCGCTGCGCCATGACATGTTCGCCACCTTCATGGCCAAGCCGATCGCCGGCGAGCCCGGCAGCGCCATGCACATCCACCAAAGCGTGGTGAACCAGGCCACGGGCCGCAACCTCTTCAGCAACGAGGACGGCTCGCCCAGCCCCGAGTTCTACTGGTACATCGGCGGCCTGCAGAAGTACATCCCGGCGGCCATGGCCTTGTTCGCGCCCTATGTGAACAGCTACCGCCGCCTGGCCCGCCACACGGCCGCCCCGATCAACATTCAGTGGGGCACGGACAACCGCACCGTGGGCATCCGCTCGCCCCTGGCCGAGCCGGCGGCGCGCCGCATCGAGAACCGCGTGATCGGGGCCGATGCCAACCCCTATGTGGCGCTGGCGGCCACTCTGGCCTGCGGCTATCTGGGCATCAAGAACCGCATCGAGCCCACGCCCGAGTGCAAGGGCGATGCCTACCTCGGCGACTTCCAGCTGCCCCGCAGCCTCGGTGAGGCGCTCAATCTGCTGCGCGCCGAGAAGGAGCTGGCCGCGGTGCTCGGTGAATCCTTCGTCACCGTGTATTCGGAGATCAAGGAGATCGAGTACGCCGAGTTCATGAAGGTGATCTCGCCCTGGGAGCGGGAGCATCTGCTGCTCCATGTGTGA
- a CDS encoding gamma-glutamyl-gamma-aminobutyrate hydrolase family protein, with amino-acid sequence MVGDYPNHIAGKKYVDAVRLAGCLPLIVPPLDLQDLDALLDQADGVLLTGSPSNVHPSHFDEAVHNPALPLDPDRDAWTLPLIPKALARGMPLFAICRGFQEANVALGGSLHQAVQEQTGLHDHRAPEGQPPEIAYADQHEIAIQPGGRLQALLGQARIRVNSLHGQGVKRLAPGLRVEALAPDGLIEAFSMAEAPGFSLCVQWHPEWQAAHNPHSMALLQAFGQACRDYRDQIHQPRHDSLRDPET; translated from the coding sequence ATGGTGGGCGACTACCCCAACCACATCGCCGGCAAGAAGTACGTCGACGCGGTCCGTCTGGCCGGCTGCCTGCCCCTGATCGTGCCGCCGCTGGACCTGCAAGACCTCGATGCCTTGCTGGACCAGGCCGACGGTGTGCTGCTGACCGGCTCGCCCTCGAATGTGCACCCGAGCCATTTTGACGAGGCGGTGCACAACCCCGCCCTGCCCCTGGACCCGGATCGCGATGCCTGGACCCTGCCCTTGATCCCCAAGGCCTTGGCGCGCGGCATGCCCTTGTTCGCCATCTGCCGCGGGTTTCAGGAGGCCAATGTGGCCCTGGGCGGCAGCCTTCACCAGGCTGTGCAGGAACAGACCGGCTTGCACGACCACCGCGCCCCCGAAGGCCAGCCGCCCGAGATCGCCTATGCCGACCAGCACGAGATCGCCATCCAGCCCGGCGGCCGACTGCAGGCCTTGCTGGGCCAGGCGCGCATCCGTGTGAACTCGCTGCACGGACAGGGCGTCAAGCGCCTGGCGCCGGGCTTGCGCGTCGAGGCGCTGGCGCCCGATGGCTTGATCGAAGCTTTCAGCATGGCCGAGGCCCCCGGCTTCTCGCTCTGTGTGCAGTGGCACCCCGAGTGGCAGGCCGCGCACAACCCGCATTCCATGGCCTTGCTGCAGGCCTTTGGCCAGGCCTGCCGCGATTACCGCGACCAGATCCACCAACCCCGGCACGACTCGCTGCGCGACCCCGAGACCTAG
- a CDS encoding NAD(P)/FAD-dependent oxidoreductase: protein MPLLQIDRQLARDSYYAATAPQGPGFAPLQGTVEADVAIVGGGLAGLSAALELSERGFSVALMEAGEIGGGASGRNGGQALAGLACDMAEVEGQLGLAEARRIWAMSLEAVEMIRQRSQRYGIDCEWQDGFLSVATSARKAADLQAWQQGMAEVYGYEQRWIPKNELANWIASPRYQAGVHDPASGHLHPLKYCRGLAQLLSEPARRPGTAPVQLFEHSPALALEQGISAQAGLTLRSSQGQLRARFALLAGNVYLPELAPELAPQLTQRIMPVGTYIGCSAPIEAERLNALIPSRSAVCDNNFVLDYFRPTADQRLLYGGRVSYSTRTPRDLKASMATRMQATFPQLADIGMDYAWGGFVDISMNRAPDFGRLGTAQNIYYLQGFSGHGLALTGLAGQLVAEAIADDASRFDCFAALRHRPFPGGTLMRMPALVLGMAYYRLKDLL from the coding sequence ATGCCTTTGCTGCAGATCGATCGTCAGCTCGCGAGAGACAGCTATTACGCGGCCACCGCGCCGCAAGGCCCCGGCTTCGCGCCGCTGCAGGGCACGGTGGAGGCCGATGTGGCCATCGTCGGCGGCGGCCTGGCAGGACTGTCGGCCGCCCTGGAGCTGAGCGAGCGAGGCTTCAGCGTCGCGCTGATGGAAGCGGGCGAGATCGGCGGCGGCGCCTCCGGCCGCAACGGCGGCCAGGCACTGGCTGGCCTGGCCTGTGACATGGCCGAGGTCGAAGGCCAGCTGGGCCTCGCTGAGGCGCGCCGCATCTGGGCCATGAGCCTGGAAGCCGTCGAGATGATCCGTCAGCGCAGCCAGCGCTACGGCATTGACTGCGAATGGCAGGACGGTTTTCTGAGCGTGGCCACCAGCGCGCGCAAGGCTGCTGACCTGCAAGCCTGGCAGCAGGGCATGGCCGAGGTCTATGGCTACGAGCAACGCTGGATTCCCAAGAACGAATTGGCCAACTGGATCGCCAGCCCGCGCTACCAGGCCGGCGTGCACGACCCGGCCTCGGGGCATTTGCATCCGCTGAAGTACTGCCGCGGCCTGGCTCAGCTGCTGAGCGAGCCCGCGCGCCGCCCAGGCACCGCCCCGGTGCAGCTGTTCGAACACAGCCCGGCCCTGGCACTGGAACAGGGCATAAGCGCTCAAGCGGGGCTCACGCTGCGCAGCAGCCAGGGCCAGCTGCGAGCCCGCTTTGCGCTGCTGGCCGGCAATGTCTACCTGCCCGAACTGGCGCCCGAACTGGCACCCCAGCTGACGCAGCGCATCATGCCGGTCGGCACCTACATCGGCTGCAGCGCGCCGATCGAAGCCGAGCGCCTGAATGCCCTGATCCCCTCGCGCAGCGCGGTGTGCGACAACAATTTCGTGCTCGACTATTTCCGCCCCACGGCCGACCAGCGCCTGCTGTACGGCGGGCGGGTCAGCTACAGCACCCGCACGCCGCGCGATCTCAAGGCCAGCATGGCCACGCGCATGCAGGCCACCTTCCCGCAACTGGCCGATATTGGCATGGACTATGCATGGGGTGGCTTTGTGGACATCAGCATGAACCGCGCCCCCGATTTCGGCCGCCTGGGCACCGCTCAGAATATCTATTACCTGCAGGGCTTCTCCGGCCATGGCCTGGCCCTGACGGGGCTGGCGGGCCAGCTCGTGGCCGAGGCGATCGCGGACGACGCCAGCCGCTTTGATTGTTTTGCTGCCTTGCGCCACCGGCCCTTCCCCGGTGGCACACTGATGCGCATGCCGGCCTTGGTGCTGGGCATGGCGTACTACCGACTGAAGGATCTGCTGTGA
- a CDS encoding omega-aminotransferase AptA → MPFTANRQFKKSPRLLTSADGMYFTDDKGRQVLDGIAGLWCVNAGHNRPRIVEAIQKQAAELDFAPPFQMAHPKAFELAERLVELTPAGLNKAFFTNSGSESVETALKMALAYHRVRGEGSRTRLIGRERGYHGVNFGGISVGGMVANRKMFGTLLSGVDHLRHTHDPARNAYAMGQPLHGAELADDLERMVALHDASTIAAVIVEPIAGSTGVLIPPQGYLQRLREICDKHGILLIFDEVITGFGRTGQPFGAQTFGVTPDLMTVAKGLTNGAVPMGAVFAKQSIYDTFMQGPEHLIEFFHGYTYSAHPLACAAALGTLDTYAEEGLLTRAAEMQTYFAEALHSLKGAPHVIDIRNLGLVGGVELAPLPGEPAKRAFSIFLDCWEQGVLIRTTGDTIAFSPPLIIEKHHIDRLIDTVRGALQRAA, encoded by the coding sequence ATGCCGTTCACCGCCAACCGGCAGTTCAAGAAGTCGCCGCGCCTGCTCACAAGCGCCGACGGCATGTACTTCACCGATGACAAAGGCCGCCAGGTGCTGGACGGCATTGCCGGGCTTTGGTGCGTCAACGCCGGCCACAACCGGCCGCGCATCGTCGAGGCCATCCAGAAGCAGGCGGCCGAGCTTGATTTCGCGCCGCCCTTCCAGATGGCCCACCCCAAGGCCTTCGAGCTGGCCGAGCGCCTGGTCGAGCTGACGCCGGCCGGCCTGAACAAGGCCTTCTTCACCAACTCGGGTTCCGAGTCGGTGGAGACCGCGCTGAAGATGGCCTTGGCCTACCACCGCGTGCGCGGTGAAGGCTCGCGCACGCGCTTGATCGGCCGCGAACGCGGCTACCACGGCGTGAACTTCGGCGGCATCTCGGTCGGCGGCATGGTGGCCAATCGCAAGATGTTCGGCACCCTGCTCAGCGGCGTGGACCATCTGCGCCACACCCACGACCCGGCGCGCAATGCCTACGCCATGGGCCAGCCCTTGCACGGCGCTGAGCTGGCGGATGATCTGGAACGCATGGTCGCCCTGCATGACGCCAGCACCATCGCGGCCGTCATCGTCGAGCCGATTGCCGGCTCCACCGGCGTGCTGATCCCGCCCCAAGGCTATCTGCAGCGCCTGCGCGAGATCTGCGACAAGCACGGCATCCTGCTGATCTTCGACGAGGTCATCACCGGCTTCGGCCGCACCGGCCAGCCTTTTGGCGCCCAGACCTTCGGCGTCACGCCCGATCTGATGACGGTGGCCAAGGGCCTGACCAACGGCGCCGTGCCCATGGGCGCGGTGTTCGCCAAGCAGTCCATCTACGACACCTTCATGCAGGGGCCTGAGCATCTGATCGAGTTCTTCCACGGCTACACCTACTCGGCCCACCCCCTGGCCTGCGCGGCGGCCCTGGGGACCTTGGACACGTATGCCGAAGAAGGCCTGCTGACCCGCGCCGCGGAGATGCAGACCTACTTCGCCGAAGCCCTGCATTCGCTCAAGGGCGCGCCCCATGTGATCGACATCCGCAATCTGGGCCTGGTCGGCGGCGTCGAATTGGCGCCGCTGCCGGGCGAGCCGGCCAAACGCGCCTTCTCGATCTTCCTCGATTGCTGGGAGCAAGGCGTCTTGATCCGCACCACCGGCGACACCATTGCCTTCAGCCCGCCGCTGATTATCGAGAAGCACCACATCGATCGCCTGATCGACACCGTGCGCGGCGCCTTGCAACGCGCCGCCTGA
- a CDS encoding Lrp/AsnC family transcriptional regulator gives MSSEVTLDAIDRGILAALQRDGRISNVELAKLVHLSPSACLRRVKQLEDAGVIAGYVALLNPKAIGQPGTSFTIINLERMTPQALGAFEQAVRDIPEILDCFYVAGTNDYLMRFAYKDAEDLERLHSDVLMHLPGVARSNSMLVLRTVKKTTAFEL, from the coding sequence ATGAGTTCAGAAGTGACTTTGGATGCGATTGACCGCGGCATTCTGGCGGCGTTGCAGCGCGATGGCCGCATCAGCAATGTGGAGCTGGCCAAGCTGGTCCATCTCTCGCCCTCGGCCTGTCTGCGGCGGGTCAAACAGCTGGAAGACGCCGGTGTGATCGCCGGCTATGTGGCGCTGCTGAACCCCAAGGCCATCGGCCAACCGGGCACCAGCTTCACCATCATCAATCTGGAGCGGATGACGCCGCAGGCGCTGGGCGCCTTCGAGCAGGCGGTGCGGGACATCCCGGAGATCCTGGACTGCTTCTATGTGGCGGGCACCAATGACTACCTGATGCGCTTTGCCTACAAAGATGCCGAAGACCTGGAGCGCCTGCACAGCGATGTGCTGATGCATCTGCCTGGTGTGGCGCGCAGCAACTCGATGCTGGTGCTGCGCACGGTCAAGAAGACCACGGCGTTTGAGCTTTGA
- a CDS encoding DMT family transporter, producing MSRIQANLLLTLIALIWGSAFVAQSHGMQELGPMMFTGLRFLVGALVVLPLAWREWNYLAGRQLALNRDDGLKILGLGMLLTLGAAMQQIGIKYTTVTNAGFLTALYVPLVPVLGWLLLRQLPHWSVWPGALACLVGAFLLSGAQSLEIGLGDSWVIASALPWGLHVLLIGRVADRMAAPFLVACGQFFVCGLLALIWGLLFEPFSGAGIQAAATPILYTGILSVGVAFTAQVVAQRYAHAADAAIVLSSETLFAALFGYWLMGDRLAPAGLAGCALILGSLLVVQLLPLLQPAKTSSEVLPIK from the coding sequence TTGAGCCGCATCCAAGCCAATCTCCTGCTGACCCTCATCGCCCTGATCTGGGGCTCGGCCTTTGTGGCGCAAAGCCACGGCATGCAGGAGCTGGGGCCGATGATGTTCACCGGCCTGCGCTTTCTGGTCGGCGCCCTGGTCGTGCTGCCTCTGGCCTGGCGCGAGTGGAACTACCTGGCCGGGCGGCAGCTGGCGCTGAACCGCGATGACGGCCTGAAGATCCTGGGCCTTGGCATGCTGCTGACCCTGGGTGCAGCCATGCAGCAGATCGGCATCAAGTACACCACGGTCACCAATGCCGGCTTTCTGACCGCACTCTACGTGCCCCTGGTGCCGGTGCTGGGCTGGTTGCTGCTGCGCCAGCTGCCGCATTGGTCGGTCTGGCCCGGCGCGCTGGCCTGCCTGGTCGGCGCTTTTCTGCTCTCGGGCGCGCAAAGCCTGGAGATCGGCCTCGGCGACAGCTGGGTGATCGCCTCGGCCCTGCCCTGGGGCCTGCATGTGCTGCTGATCGGCCGCGTCGCGGACCGCATGGCGGCGCCCTTTCTCGTGGCCTGCGGCCAGTTTTTCGTCTGCGGCCTGCTGGCCTTGATCTGGGGGCTGCTGTTCGAGCCCTTCAGCGGCGCCGGCATCCAGGCCGCTGCCACGCCGATTCTGTACACCGGCATTCTGTCGGTCGGCGTGGCCTTCACCGCCCAGGTGGTGGCGCAGCGCTATGCCCATGCGGCCGACGCCGCCATCGTGCTGTCCTCGGAGACCTTGTTTGCCGCACTGTTTGGCTACTGGCTGATGGGGGACCGCCTGGCCCCGGCGGGCCTCGCCGGCTGCGCCCTGATCCTGGGCAGCCTGCTGGTGGTGCAGTTGCTGCCTCTGCTCCAGCCAGCCAAGACTTCAAGTGAAGTTTTACCAATTAAGTAG
- a CDS encoding Bax inhibitor-1/YccA family protein, which yields MNPNFGSFSAVSTGLNEGALRRERNRVLRNTYWLLALSMVPTVLGAWLGVATGLSKAMSPMVGLIVFMAGAFGFMFAIEKTKNSAAGVPVLLGFTFFMGLMLSRLVGAVLGLGNGAELIMTAFAGTGAIFLGMASLSTVIKRDLSSMGKFLFIGMILLLVAGIANIFLKSSALMITLSVLAIGIFSAFILYDLKRVQDGEETNYITATLSVYLSLYNVFQSLLSLLGIFGGREE from the coding sequence ATGAACCCGAACTTCGGATCTTTCTCTGCCGTCTCCACCGGCCTCAACGAAGGCGCGCTGCGCCGCGAACGCAACCGCGTGCTGCGCAACACCTACTGGCTGCTGGCCCTGTCCATGGTGCCCACGGTGCTGGGTGCCTGGCTGGGCGTGGCCACCGGCCTGTCCAAGGCCATGTCGCCCATGGTCGGCCTGATCGTCTTCATGGCCGGTGCGTTCGGCTTCATGTTCGCCATCGAGAAGACCAAGAACTCGGCCGCGGGCGTGCCTGTGCTGCTGGGCTTCACCTTTTTCATGGGCCTGATGTTGTCGCGCCTGGTGGGTGCGGTCCTGGGCCTGGGCAATGGCGCCGAGCTGATCATGACGGCCTTCGCGGGCACGGGCGCCATCTTCCTGGGCATGGCCTCGCTGTCCACGGTGATCAAGCGTGACCTGAGCAGCATGGGCAAATTCCTCTTCATCGGCATGATCCTCTTGCTGGTGGCGGGCATTGCCAACATTTTCCTGAAGTCCAGCGCGCTGATGATCACGCTGTCGGTGCTGGCGATTGGCATCTTCTCGGCCTTCATCCTGTACGACCTCAAGCGCGTGCAAGACGGCGAAGAAACCAACTACATCACCGCCACGCTGAGCGTGTACCTGAGCCTGTACAACGTATTCCAGTCTCTGCTGTCGCTGCTGGGCATTTTTGGTGGCCGCGAGGAATGA
- a CDS encoding TerC family protein codes for MDFLFDPNLWLAFAMLTALEIVLGIDNIIFISILVGRLPPEQRDQARRLGLGFAMVSRLLLLFSLSWVMGLTADLFHVFGQGISGRDLVLLLGGLFLLYKASHEIFVEVEAHEQDGPPTADAAALKAAGRKLFWMVIGQIAVIDIVFSLDSVITAVGMVDRIGVMVAAVVTSVGVMLIAAKPIGEFVDRHPSVKVLALAFLVMVGMALTAEAFDQHVPKGYLYAAMCFSLAVEALNIRARGKRLAAAAASDKG; via the coding sequence ATGGACTTTCTTTTCGACCCCAATCTCTGGCTCGCCTTCGCGATGCTGACCGCCCTGGAAATCGTCCTGGGCATCGACAACATCATCTTCATCTCCATCCTGGTCGGCCGCCTGCCGCCGGAGCAGCGCGATCAGGCGCGGCGCCTGGGCCTGGGTTTTGCGATGGTGTCGCGCCTGCTGCTGCTGTTCTCGCTGAGCTGGGTCATGGGCCTGACGGCCGATCTCTTCCATGTCTTCGGCCAAGGCATCAGCGGCCGAGATCTGGTCTTGCTGCTGGGTGGCCTGTTCCTGCTGTACAAGGCCTCGCACGAGATCTTTGTCGAAGTGGAAGCCCATGAGCAGGACGGCCCGCCGACGGCCGATGCCGCCGCGCTGAAAGCCGCCGGGCGCAAGCTGTTCTGGATGGTGATCGGCCAGATCGCCGTGATCGACATCGTGTTCTCGCTCGATTCCGTGATCACCGCAGTGGGCATGGTGGACCGCATCGGCGTGATGGTGGCGGCCGTGGTGACCTCGGTCGGCGTGATGCTGATCGCGGCCAAACCGATCGGCGAGTTTGTGGACCGCCATCCTTCGGTCAAGGTGCTGGCTCTGGCCTTCCTGGTGATGGTGGGCATGGCGCTGACGGCCGAAGCCTTCGACCAACATGTGCCCAAGGGCTACCTCTACGCCGCGATGTGCTTCTCGCTGGCGGTTGAGGCCCTCAACATCCGCGCCCGCGGCAAGCGCTTGGCCGCTGCAGCGGCCAGCGACAAGGGCTGA
- a CDS encoding ferritin-like domain-containing protein, which yields MMPLDCRARALHVLCLISPADKAAAAQALYLEAQNGLSLDTEARLQRPEGVPGRPERPRLLSALQVPNRSPFTLEGRAALIHAIAHIEFNAINLALDAVWRFAGMPREFYLDWLRVAAEEAQHFSLLHDHLQSLGHRYGDFDAHDGLWTMAERTADDVLARMALVPRTLEARGLDATPPLQAKLARAGDARAVAILDIILREEIGHVEIGNRWYRHCCRLRGLDPVAIYPGLVQHYQAPRLRPPFNLSARGAAGFSEEELAYLQADFSNDRTGAPDAAQAVNGTAS from the coding sequence ATGATGCCTCTGGACTGCCGCGCCCGTGCCCTGCACGTTCTCTGCCTGATCTCCCCCGCCGACAAGGCCGCTGCGGCTCAAGCCCTCTACCTGGAGGCCCAGAACGGGCTTTCCCTCGACACCGAAGCCCGGCTGCAGCGCCCCGAGGGCGTGCCGGGCCGACCGGAGCGGCCGCGTTTGCTGTCCGCCCTGCAAGTGCCGAACCGCTCGCCCTTCACGCTGGAAGGCCGGGCCGCGCTGATCCACGCCATCGCACATATCGAGTTCAACGCCATCAATCTGGCCTTGGATGCGGTCTGGCGCTTTGCCGGCATGCCGCGTGAGTTCTACCTCGACTGGCTGCGTGTAGCCGCCGAGGAAGCGCAGCATTTCAGCCTGCTGCACGATCATCTGCAAAGCCTGGGCCACCGCTACGGCGACTTCGACGCCCATGACGGCCTTTGGACCATGGCCGAACGCACGGCCGACGATGTGCTGGCCCGCATGGCCCTGGTACCGCGCACCCTGGAGGCGCGCGGCCTGGATGCCACGCCGCCGCTGCAGGCCAAGCTGGCCCGCGCCGGCGACGCACGGGCGGTGGCTATTCTGGACATCATCCTGCGCGAAGAAATCGGCCATGTGGAGATCGGCAACCGCTGGTACCGCCACTGCTGCCGCTTGCGTGGCCTGGACCCCGTGGCGATTTATCCTGGCCTGGTGCAGCACTACCAGGCGCCGCGGCTGCGCCCGCCCTTCAACCTGAGCGCTCGCGGCGCGGCCGGCTTCAGCGAAGAAGAATTGGCCTACCTTCAGGCGGATTTCTCGAACGATCGAACGGGCGCGCCCGACGCCGCTCAGGCGGTCAACGGCACGGCCAGCTAA
- a CDS encoding gamma carbonic anhydrase family protein: protein MGIFQLDEHRPEVAASAWVADSAQIIGRVHLDEDVSIWFNAVLRGDSEHLHIGPGCNIQDGSVLHADHGFPLRLEAGVTVGHQVMLHGCTVGENSLIGIGAVVLNGARIGRDSIVGAGALVTEGKAFPDGSLIVGSPAKVVRELTPEQIEGLRASARHYIANGQRYASGLQDISGDYPQNSKAKP, encoded by the coding sequence ATGGGGATATTCCAGTTGGACGAACACCGGCCCGAAGTCGCCGCCAGCGCCTGGGTGGCCGACAGCGCCCAGATCATCGGCCGGGTGCATCTCGACGAAGATGTCAGCATCTGGTTCAACGCTGTGTTGCGCGGTGACAGCGAACACCTGCACATCGGCCCGGGCTGCAATATCCAGGACGGCTCCGTGCTGCATGCCGACCATGGCTTTCCGCTGCGTCTGGAGGCCGGCGTGACGGTCGGCCACCAGGTGATGCTGCATGGCTGCACGGTGGGCGAGAACTCCTTGATCGGCATTGGCGCCGTGGTCCTCAACGGTGCCCGCATCGGCCGCGACAGCATCGTCGGCGCCGGTGCGCTGGTGACCGAGGGCAAGGCGTTTCCGGACGGCAGCCTGATCGTGGGCAGCCCGGCCAAGGTCGTGCGTGAGCTCACGCCTGAGCAGATCGAAGGCTTGCGTGCCAGTGCCCGCCACTACATCGCCAACGGCCAGCGCTACGCCAGCGGCTTGCAAGACATCAGCGGCGACTATCCCCAGAATTCCAAAGCCAAACCATGA
- the hslO gene encoding Hsp33 family molecular chaperone HslO produces MSELHKFLFEGLPVRGMLVRLTGSWQEVLQRREAVGAHPPELRALLGEMSAAAVLMQSNIKFNGALVLQVFGDGPVKLAVAEVQPDLSFRATAKLVGEVPEGARLEAMLNVHGQGRCAITLDPKDKFPGQQPYQGVVPLHGDQREPLQKLSEVLEHYMLQSEQLDTKLVLFANDEIAAGLLIQRLPVEGEANLEGQGDTLRNEDEIGLSDAFNRISMLASTLTRDELLGLDAETILRRLFWEESVRRFEPLAPRFACSCSRERVSQMLKGLGRDEVEEVLAERGDVEIGCEFCGLQYHFDAVDVGQLFAQELAQAGGSGTVQ; encoded by the coding sequence ATGAGTGAACTGCATAAATTCCTGTTCGAAGGCCTGCCCGTGCGCGGCATGCTGGTGCGCCTGACCGGCAGCTGGCAAGAGGTGCTTCAGCGCCGCGAGGCGGTGGGCGCGCATCCGCCCGAACTGCGCGCCCTGCTGGGCGAGATGTCGGCCGCGGCCGTGCTGATGCAATCCAACATCAAGTTCAACGGCGCCTTGGTGCTGCAGGTGTTTGGCGACGGCCCGGTCAAGCTGGCCGTGGCCGAGGTGCAGCCTGATCTGAGCTTCCGCGCCACGGCCAAACTGGTCGGTGAGGTGCCGGAGGGCGCCCGGCTTGAAGCCATGCTCAATGTTCATGGCCAGGGCCGTTGCGCCATCACCCTGGACCCCAAGGACAAGTTCCCCGGCCAGCAGCCCTACCAGGGCGTGGTGCCGCTGCACGGTGACCAGCGCGAGCCGCTGCAAAAGCTCTCGGAGGTGCTGGAGCACTACATGCTTCAGTCCGAGCAGCTGGACACGAAACTGGTGCTGTTCGCCAACGACGAGATCGCCGCCGGCCTCTTGATCCAGCGCCTGCCGGTCGAGGGTGAGGCCAATTTGGAAGGGCAGGGCGACACCCTTCGCAACGAAGACGAGATCGGCCTGTCCGACGCCTTCAACCGCATCAGCATGTTGGCTTCCACCCTGACCCGCGATGAACTCCTGGGCCTGGATGCCGAGACCATTCTGCGCCGCCTGTTCTGGGAAGAAAGCGTGCGCCGCTTCGAGCCGCTGGCGCCGCGCTTCGCCTGCAGTTGCTCGCGCGAGCGCGTCAGCCAGATGCTCAAGGGCCTGGGCCGCGACGAGGTCGAAGAGGTGCTGGCCGAGCGCGGCGATGTCGAGATTGGCTGCGAGTTCTGCGGCCTGCAGTACCACTTCGACGCGGTTGATGTTGGCCAACTGTTTGCGCAAGAGCTGGCCCAAGCCGGCGGTAGCGGCACCGTGCAATAA